The window AAGATGTCCTCAAACGCCTCCGGGATCGGCTCCAGTACCTATATGCGGATCGGGACCGCTTCTGGCTGGACACGCGGCCCAACCTGCGGCGGGACATGGAGAACCGCAAGAGCCGGCTAAACGACGCCAAGGAGAACCTGAATTTCCTTAAAGGGCGCGTCGAGCGGATCTTTGGCAAGGACCATAGCCTGGGCGGCATCCATGTTTTCACCCCGTCCGGCGACATACCGGACGAATACGGCGTGGGTCCTCGTCTGGTGGTGCTTCCTCCGGATGCGGCCTATGGGCGAACGGAAACCCGACCGGCCACAGAGGCGGCAGAGGAGCGGCTCCGGAACCGGGGAGACCAGCCGCGGCAGCACCAGAACCGGCTTATTTTCTTGGCTCCCGACCGTGAGAACGTCGACCGCCTGAAAGACCAGGTTCGGAGCTTTCGCGCGTGGAGCTCCATTCTGGAAGACTTTAAGGCCGATCGCGTGGTGTACGACAACACCCAATGGAACGAGGCCCAGCAGGCGGTCCAGGAAGCGGAAAAGACGCTGACCCAGCTCATTCGGGAGACCTTCAAATGGCTGGTGGCCCCCTATGAGGAATTCACCAGCCAGAGGCGCCCGGAGCTGAAGTGGGAGGGGCTGCCCATTTCCACATCGGCCACCAACCTCATCCAGGAAATCGAGCACAAGCTCAAAGAGGAAGAGTTGGTGGTCTATGAATGGTCCCCCATCCATCTGCGCCAGATCCTGGGCCAGTATTACTTCGGCGAGGACCGGGCGGAGGTATCGGCCCTCCAGGTTTGGCAGGATATCTGTAATTACCTGTTTTTACCCCGCTTGCTGAATGACAACGTCTTCGAGGAAGCCATCGCAAAGGGCGTGGAATCGGAGGACTATTTCGGTTTCTCGGCGGGTAAAGAGGGGGATCGGTACCTTGGGTTCCTGTTCGGCAATACTGGCTCGATCCAATTAGGCGAAGAAAGCCTGCTCATTGAGCGGGAGGCGGCCGCTAAATACAAAGCCCAACTTCAACCTAAGGAGTCCGCCTGGAGTGAGCCAGGGGCCTCTTCCTCGGGAACGACTGAAAGTGTGCCTGGGACCTCCGGGCCCTCGCCAGAGGCTGGCCCTGAGACTGGGGCCGGAGTTTCTCCCGACTCGGGGAAGACCCAATTTTATGGGACCGTTCATCTGGATCCGGTAATGGCCAAAATGAACTTTTCCAACATCATGGATGAGGTGGTCGAACATTTTTCGGCTCAGGCAGGTGTAGAGGTCAAAATCTCAGTTGAGGTCCAGGCTCGGTCGAAATCCGGATTCGATGAGCAAATCCAAAGGGTCGTAAAAGAAAATAGTAATAGTTTAGGGTTTTCGTTTTCCGAATTTGAGGAAGGGGATTGATCCCCGGAACCGGATGAGTTGTCAGTTTCCTGTAGGCCGGGTTACCGGGAGGCGGGGGAGGAAATCCAGAAGCTGCGTTGAAACCCCCATGGCATCATGCTCCAGGTGAAGAAGAATTGAAAAAGGATAAGGGATTTGGCAGAAGAGGAGCACGATCCCAGAAATCTGCTTTCCCAACTGTTTGAGCAGGCTAGGATTTATGAAAGAGGGAAAGATTATAAGGAGCTATTGGATTTTGTCGTTAGGTTAAGGAATTTTGCTCCTTTTAATTCGATGTTGCTTCATATCCAAAGGCCGGGTCTAAAGTATGCCGCCTCGGCGAAAGATTGGGCTGATCGGTTTGAAAGGGGCGTCAAGGAGGATGCTCGTCCCTTACTCATACTTTGGCCGTTTGGCCCCGTTGCACTTGTCTTTGATGTGGATGACACCTTTGGGGGTAAGGAGCTTCCCAAGGATGTTGCCAAGGCCTTCCGAGCCCATGGGACACTGGGCGAGGACGAGCTACAGAAAAAGTTTGAAATTCTTGAAAACAAGCGGATTTTTGTTAAGGGTGTTGATCATGCGGATGGGAGTGCCGGTTATATATGGAAAGAGCCTTTGGCTGAAAGAGAAAAAGAAGAGTATATCTACCCATTACGTATAAACAAAAACCACAAAAATAGTGTTCAATTTTCCACCTTAATCCATGAGCTTGGTCACCTGTTTTTGGGTCATCTAGGGGGCGATGAGAAGCTAAAGATTAAGGACCGATCTTATCTGGGATACCGCGAAAGGGAAATCGAAGCGGAGTCTGTTTCTTATATCGTTTGCAAACGGTGCGGAGTTACCCCGGAATCCGAAAAATATTTGTTGGGACTGATAAATTCTGATTTTTCTTTTGGGTCTTTGGACGTTTATCCGATTTTTAAAGCCGCTGGCAGGGTTGAAACAGAATTAGGGTATGCCCCCCAAATGAATTTGGGGGTTGATAAGTAGGTATCAAACCTTGGCGTTGTAGGCCGCCGGATTTTCTACCCATTGGGGTACCAGGAAAGAACCCATTCATCTACTTTAAAAATTCCCGGTTTGTTAACCCCTGAATTACAACAAAGATCCATTGGTGGTATCGGGTTGTCATGGGGACCGAATGCAACCATCTACGTTCCATCTGAACGCTAGCTTCTGGGTCGGCGTCGCATCGACGGGGCCTATTGCTGGACAACTAACCGGGGGTAAGATCGGTATTTTGGCACCCTGAGCCGAGAGGTAGCTGTCTGGCCTCGGGGAAATGTCACCTACCCCGAGGCCAGACAGCTGTCCGGACTCGGAGGATTGTGTGGCTTCCTCCGAGTCCGGACACAACGGAAGTCCCGAGCGAACAGCTCGGTTTTGCACTTGCAAGTTGAATCCGCCGCCCTCACTCCCCGAGAGGCTCGTCCGCGATCCACCAGTCGGAGACCTTGACCGGCTGATCATAAATATGCTGGCGAAAGGGCGGTCATGAACGCCAACCCAGCTTTTCTGACCTGGATTGACCTCACCGCTTCGGATCGCGATAAGGTCCGGCGGGTCCTCGACCTGTTCAACGAGCAGGGCACCATTGACGAGCTGGGCCTGGGGCCCATTCGCGATTTCCTATCCGACGCCCTGTTTCCGGGCACTTCCGTTCTGCACACCCGCCTGCGCTATGTGCTGTTCATTCCCTGGCTCTACCGGCAGCTGGAGGCCCGGCCTAGCCAAGTAAGGGACGTGGCGGCGGAGGCGCGCGCCCTGGAGCTCCGGCTGGTGGATGCCCTCAAGAATTTCGGAGACCAGGAGGGCATCATCGGCGCCTACGCCGGGAGCAGCCTGTCCCGCCTGCCCAGCCAGGCCTACTGGTCGGCCCTGGTGCGTTGGGGCATCTTCGATCCGAACCAGAGCCAGAGCTGGTATTTCCGGCGCTTCCGGGAGCTGGCCAGCCCGGCTCCGGTAGGCCACTCCGACGATACCGGGGTAGCCCAGGATCGTGAGGAAACCTGGAATCCCCACCTGCCTGACCCCCCCGACGATCTGCTCGAGTCCGCTAGCTTCGACTTGACCGCCGAGGAGGCGGAGTTCGTCCGCGGCTGCATCGAGGCCAATGTTCCCCACAGCCTGCTGGCCTGGCTGGTGCGGGAGGGTGCAAAGGACCTGGGTAGTGTGCCGTGGCTTTGGCAGATCCCCGGCCGGCCCAACTTGCCTGCCCGGCTTGAGGAGGTTGTTGAGATGGGCCGGCGGTTCTCCCTCCACTTGGAAGGGGCGCCGCTGCTCTACAACCTGGTGCTCGCCGAGACTCGGAAAAAGCGTTATGGGGATCCCCAGGGGCGAGAGCAGGCGGGCATCGAGAAGTACGAACAGGCCCTGGCCGAGTGGGCCGGTC of the Thiohalorhabdus denitrificans genome contains:
- a CDS encoding ImmA/IrrE family metallo-endopeptidase — encoded protein: MAEEEHDPRNLLSQLFEQARIYERGKDYKELLDFVVRLRNFAPFNSMLLHIQRPGLKYAASAKDWADRFERGVKEDARPLLILWPFGPVALVFDVDDTFGGKELPKDVAKAFRAHGTLGEDELQKKFEILENKRIFVKGVDHADGSAGYIWKEPLAEREKEEYIYPLRINKNHKNSVQFSTLIHELGHLFLGHLGGDEKLKIKDRSYLGYREREIEAESVSYIVCKRCGVTPESEKYLLGLINSDFSFGSLDVYPIFKAAGRVETELGYAPQMNLGVDK
- a CDS encoding DUF6361 family protein, producing the protein MNANPAFLTWIDLTASDRDKVRRVLDLFNEQGTIDELGLGPIRDFLSDALFPGTSVLHTRLRYVLFIPWLYRQLEARPSQVRDVAAEARALELRLVDALKNFGDQEGIIGAYAGSSLSRLPSQAYWSALVRWGIFDPNQSQSWYFRRFRELASPAPVGHSDDTGVAQDREETWNPHLPDPPDDLLESASFDLTAEEAEFVRGCIEANVPHSLLAWLVREGAKDLGSVPWLWQIPGRPNLPARLEEVVEMGRRFSLHLEGAPLLYNLVLAETRKKRYGDPQGREQAGIEKYEQALAEWAGREAQEAQFDPEALWDLGARHGAPIKAPLKRFVERWTYGVAAVGPHEVAESEALRDLVEQRERALKGPRARLVNESRLLDWRGDVGVGRMDFRWPQVRTLLTDLHEGLAR